TGAGCGTGCCCCACTCGGTTTGACCAGCAAATGCAGCCCGGCCCCGTCCGCATGCCGTCCCGGCTTGGCGTTCTTCACCGCAAGAGGGGTTAGCGCGTTACTCAGCTTCCTTGGCATTTCGGCTCCCTGTCAGGGAATCGAACCTGCCAGCGCCCTGCCACATTGGCGGAATTAGCAGCCGTTCCCATAACCGTTCCCCGATAATAGCGGGGTTTTATGGGAACGCAACGGAACACATGCGGACGGTCAAAACGCCGAAATGGCGTAAAATCCTACGTGCTGCAGGGGTTTCTAGGACAAATCCGAATACATCCGGCAGGTAGTAAGGCGGACTCCGTCTCCGCCACTCGCCCCAGGGTAAACTCCTCAAGTTGTGAAATAATTCAGTAATTACCCTGCTGGGGTTCCCACCGCCGTTCCCACTGCACGATGTGGTTGTCGGCGATCAATGGTGAACGGGACAGGACAAGAGGGGCGGCGGAGGCAATGCAGAGATGCGCTCTTCCGCCTGATTAGGTCCGCACCCTAATGGATTAGGTCGGCCTAATCGCCTGCGGGCGACGTCGCGAGAGGCGGAACCGGGCAACTCCGCGGAATCTGGCATTTTGCCATGCCTTTGGCTGACCCAATCCAACCTAATTACCCTCCTCTCTCGCTCGCTCTTTCCGCAGGAGAAAAGCAAAGAAAGCGCCCGCGACTCTGCGCCAGAACGCACTGCCAAAACTGACAATTCATTCTGCGCTGTAGATGGCGTTCTAGCGCGGACCGGTCAGCCAAATCGGTATCACTCTTTTCCTAGCCGAGTGAGTGCAGATCACCGGCTTCATGGCCGAGCCGGTCTGCTCGTGGGAACTGCCGTGGGAACCAGCTTGGGCCGTGAGTTCGCGACCCAGAGAAAACTGCCATGAATCACGCCACGGAGGCGGATCGAACCTCAGCCGAACCATTTCTGTGAGAGCTCCTGAGAAGCAAGGGTGCTGAGAGCCAGGTCCCTCTCGGTGGATCTGCCCTTCTACACCCCCCCCACGGGGTACACGTGGCGCAGGGAGGGGGGGCGTCTTCCCTGAACGGTTCCATGCAGGTGATCTAAGGCTAGATATCCCAGGATGAGAGCACCCGACGACCCACCGCTCTGCCCAAACCAAAGCTGCACTTCCGCTTTGCGCCTTCATTCCGGACGTTAAGCGTCGCCGCAGAACAGCCCGGAAGCTGCCTTCTGCGTGAGCCGGTCAGCGACAAATTTCACCCTTAGTGGGTGCCCCGATGCTTAGCGCAGACGAGTGGTCACTTGGCCGCTCACGGGGCATCCTTAAATGGGAGCAGTCGTATTAACTCAATGATGCAGCCCTAGGCTCGCTATGACATCCGCCCAAGACACCAGCTTGAAGTTTTGCGCCGCTGGTGCGTTGACCCCGTCCTGCACTACCAGCAGCCCCGTTGGATAGTCCGGTCCGAAATCCCCGAGCACGAGGGCGATGCCATCGGTTTCCTCGGTGCTGCCGACCACGCCGCGGCCGACGCGGAAGCGGCCCGCCGGACGCAACGACGGCAATTCGTACAACACGTAAGCATTGTCACCCTGGCTGGAGGCGACCAGCCACCCGCCGTCGGCGCCGCTTTCCGCCAGTGCCAACCCTTCGACATCCGCGACCAGATGCCGGCCGTCGGCGGGCGCGACGAGCGTGGCCGTCTCGCTGCCACCCGGCCCGACCTCGAAGCGCCAGATGCCGACGTCTTCTTCGCCCACGTAAAGCAGCCCGCTGCGCTGATCGACCACGCAACCCTCCGGCTGGGTGGCGAGCTTGAGCGAGCGCACTGTCGTGCCGCTCACCGCGCCGCCGCTCACCTCCAGGCGAACCTGTTCGATCCGCCCGGTCTTGAGCACCGAAAAGGCGAACAACTCGTCGCCGAGCTGGGCGAGACACACCCCATAGGCTTCGCCGGCCCCGCCGCTCACCTCGCCCAGCGCCACCAGCTGCCCGCCAGTTGTGTCGAGGCGGTAGAGACGCAACCTGGCGCCGGCGAGGTCATTTCGGTCGCTGGCAGCGACCAGCACGGTGCCATCAGCCAAGGTCGTCAGGTCAACGTTGTTCAACCGGCCGGCAGGCTCAAACGAACGCACCTTTCCGTCGAGGCCATAGACGTACAAGCCGGCCTTCTTGTCGGTCGCGACAATCAGGCTGGCGGCGGGGTCGGCGGCGTTGCGCCAGATCGCGGGATCGTCCGCCGCATCGGCGGCGACCGTGCCGACCGGCGTGGTTTCCCCGCGGGCGGTAACGGTGACGGCCGGCAGCGAGTTCGGCACCGGCGCGGTGGTGGTGCAGCCCGCGGTCGCCGCGAGCAGCGCGAGAGTAAAAACCCGGCGCATCAGAAGGCGTACCTTGCGACGACCTGGAACACCGGTCCGGCGCGCTCACTCTCGAGCTCGTACTCGTCGAAGTCGCGGTCGATCTGGTCTGCGATGGTGGTGAACTTGTTGAACGTTTCAGCCTTCGCGCTGTCCAGTAGGTTCGATCCCACCGCGCGGATGGTGAAGCTGTCACCGATGCGCTTTTCGACGAACACCTCCAGGTCCGCGCCGTACGTGGTGCGCACTTCCTCGCCTACCAGACGGTCAACCGCCGCCCCCTGCTTGCGGTAGGTGGCGCCGAACGCCGCAGCCAGCGTACGCAGGTTCTGGATGAAGCCGAAGTTGTAGACGTATTTCGACTGGCCGTTGAACCGCCGCTCACCGAACTGGTCGGTGATGTTGCTATCCAGAAGCGACAGGTTGCCGAACACACCAGTGTCGCGCAGGCCGATGAAGCCAAGGTCGGACGACAGGTCGAATTCGATGCCGTACACCTCGCCGTTGCCCGCATTGCGCGGCTGGAGGACGAAGGTGCCAGCGCCTTCCGAGCCTTCCGCTCCGGTGTTGGCGATCTCGACCAGATCTTTCACGTCGCGGTAGAACAGGTTGACGCCAATTACACCAGTGCGGCCAATGCGGTGCTCGTACCCCAGGTCCGCGCCCCACGCAGTCTCGGGCCTGAGCAGCGGGTTGCCGAGCAGGTCGTTGTCGCCAAGCTCCGCCTCTAGCAGCGCGGGCGAGATATAGTCGAACCGTGGGCGGCGCATGGTCCGCGCGACCGAGCCGGTCACCCGGCCAGCGCCGACCTGGTACTTGAACGAGGCGGAGGGCAGCAGCGCATCGTAATCGGTGCGCGAACTGCCGAGCCCGGCGCCGACCGTCTGGTCGTCGATACGAACCTCGGTGTTTTCCCACCGCACGCCCGCTTCGAAGCGGAGCGGCCCGCTGTCGCCTTCGACCAGCGCGTAAACGTCGCGGCGATCTTCGTCGATCGTGTTGAGGCCGCCGGCGGCGGGCTGGAGCGCGGGGAAGTTGTCCGGCGCGAATTCGCCCGGATCGCGGCTGAACTGGTCGTAGCCGCTACGGTCCGCGGCGGTGAGGTTGAAGCGGCTGCGGATCGTCTGAATATTGGTCGCCCGATCCTTATTCTGCGCAAAGGCGCCGATCGCGAAGTCGACTCCGCTGCCGAGTCCGAACACGTGCTCCAGCTTGGCGAACACTTCGTCGTCGCGGGTCGTGCGGGTGGTCAGGTCGCCGGTGAAGCGCGGAGCGGAGCGGTCGAAATCGACCTCGTATTCGAATTCGTCCTGCGCATCGTCGAACCGGGCGAAGCCGACCCGCAGCTTGGTCTCGCCCAGCGCCCAGCGGTGGTCGAGCTCAGCGCCCAGAGACCAGCTTTCCTGGTCAATCGAATTGACGTTGGCGTTGTCGGTCAACAGATTGCCCGGGGTGCTGGTGCGCACCGGACCGGTGATCGCGGTCGGATCGTCATACTCGAAGGACCGTTCGCTCTCGGTACGGTCGGTCCGGACGTACGAGCCGGAAATCTCGAAATCGGTCGTTGCCCCCTCGATGCCCCAGGCGACGTTGCCCGAGTAATCGGTGCCGTTGCGGATGTCGGTCTGGTCTTCGCGGTTGTCGAATTCGTTCGTCGCAAAGTCGGGATCGTTCTCGGGCGAGTCGCCGAACCGCAGGCTGCTCTTCTTCTTGGGGTTATAGCGGCCTTGCACGTTGGCGCCGAGCAGCACTCGTCCAGGCCCCAGCGCGCCGCCATAATAGAAGCCGCTGCTCGGCTTGACCTTGCCGTCGTCGAACAACAGCGCGCCGCCCCGGACGTAGCCGCCATCGAGGGTGTAGCCATCACGCAGCACGATGTTGAGCGTGCCCGCGACCGCATCGCCCGAACGGCGAGCGGAGGACGACCTGACAATCTCCACCTGCTTGATCAGTTCGGCTGGAATGCGGTCGAGGAAGAACGAGCGATCCGCCTGGCCGCCGGGGACCTTCTCACCATTGATCAGGATCTGCGTGTATCCGGGATCCAGCCCGCGTAACCGCGCGCCGTCGCTTTCGATCACGTCCGACAGGAAAGTGACCGATGGCACGCGCTTCAGGGCATCGCCCGCGGTCAGCGGTTCGAACCGCTGGAAGTATTCCTCGTCATACACCAGCACCGGCTCGGCCGCCTCGCTGCGATTGCGGAAGCCGATATCAGCCTGGACGACGATCTCCTGGCTGGTCTTGATATCGCGGTCGGGCCTTTCGGCTACGCTGTCGGGGTTGTCGGCGGTCTGGGCGAAAGCGGGCGTGACGGCGAGCGCAAGCATGCTTGCGCCGCAAAACAAACGAATCATAAATTCTCGAGCCCCTCGGTCGGTGAACTGAGCCGGCCGCTAGGGTTGCAATGTTACGGGATCGCGGACTCTGCATGACAGACGCGTGACAGGCGCTTTCCGCCGGCTTCCACGCGGTCAGGCGCCCAGCGCGCCTTCCGGCGTTTCGCTGACCGCGACGACCGGTTTCAGGCCGATCCATTCGGCCAGCTGCTTCAGGTCGCCCTTGACTTGCTCCGACAACAGTTGCGCGCGCGACGGGTGAAGCCACAGGCGCAGCACGCGATCGCTGCGGATCAGCCGGCTGGTGATCAGCGACACCCGCGAGCCCGATCCCAGGCGCTTGCACAGGCGGAAGGCCATGCCCCAGGTGACCGCTTCGCGCAGCGCCCCGGCGTCAGCGAGCCGCGCCAACTCGGGCCGGTCGATCGGTTGCTTGCCACCAGCGGCGAGCAGCGTGGCGGCGATCCGCGCGCGGCCAGCCGCGTCAAGGCCGACCCAGCGCTTTTCCATCGCCCAGTCGTAAGCCTGCCGCGCCCGCAGGTTGGGCTCGATGTGACCCATCGCCAGCGCCAGCAGGATCGCGGCGAAGCGCAACCGCTCCGCGGCGGGGTCGTTGCCCGGCACCGCGTCGGCGGTCCACGCTGCAATGATCGCGGCCAGCGCCGGCGCGCCGCCGCGCGTCTCGGTGAAATGCGCCACCGCGGCGATCAGCGGGTCCTGCCGGCGTAGTTCGTGGTCGAGCCGCTGGAACAGCAACCCCTCGCGCAGGCCCCAAGAAGAAAATACCAGGCTGTCGCGCTGCAATTCTCCCAGCATCAGCCGCAGCAAGGCCGCCGCATCCGGCAGCGCGCCGGCGCGGGTGGCTGATATGCCCGGCAGCGCGGCCAGCCGCTCAGGGTCCATCCGCTCGACCCGGCCGGCGAGCGCTTCGGCCTCGGCGCGC
This region of Tsuneonella aeria genomic DNA includes:
- a CDS encoding phytase, whose translation is MRRVFTLALLAATAGCTTTAPVPNSLPAVTVTARGETTPVGTVAADAADDPAIWRNAADPAASLIVATDKKAGLYVYGLDGKVRSFEPAGRLNNVDLTTLADGTVLVAASDRNDLAGARLRLYRLDTTGGQLVALGEVSGGAGEAYGVCLAQLGDELFAFSVLKTGRIEQVRLEVSGGAVSGTTVRSLKLATQPEGCVVDQRSGLLYVGEEDVGIWRFEVGPGGSETATLVAPADGRHLVADVEGLALAESGADGGWLVASSQGDNAYVLYELPSLRPAGRFRVGRGVVGSTEETDGIALVLGDFGPDYPTGLLVVQDGVNAPAAQNFKLVSWADVIASLGLHH
- a CDS encoding TonB-dependent receptor plug domain-containing protein, which translates into the protein MLALAVTPAFAQTADNPDSVAERPDRDIKTSQEIVVQADIGFRNRSEAAEPVLVYDEEYFQRFEPLTAGDALKRVPSVTFLSDVIESDGARLRGLDPGYTQILINGEKVPGGQADRSFFLDRIPAELIKQVEIVRSSSARRSGDAVAGTLNIVLRDGYTLDGGYVRGGALLFDDGKVKPSSGFYYGGALGPGRVLLGANVQGRYNPKKKSSLRFGDSPENDPDFATNEFDNREDQTDIRNGTDYSGNVAWGIEGATTDFEISGSYVRTDRTESERSFEYDDPTAITGPVRTSTPGNLLTDNANVNSIDQESWSLGAELDHRWALGETKLRVGFARFDDAQDEFEYEVDFDRSAPRFTGDLTTRTTRDDEVFAKLEHVFGLGSGVDFAIGAFAQNKDRATNIQTIRSRFNLTAADRSGYDQFSRDPGEFAPDNFPALQPAAGGLNTIDEDRRDVYALVEGDSGPLRFEAGVRWENTEVRIDDQTVGAGLGSSRTDYDALLPSASFKYQVGAGRVTGSVARTMRRPRFDYISPALLEAELGDNDLLGNPLLRPETAWGADLGYEHRIGRTGVIGVNLFYRDVKDLVEIANTGAEGSEGAGTFVLQPRNAGNGEVYGIEFDLSSDLGFIGLRDTGVFGNLSLLDSNITDQFGERRFNGQSKYVYNFGFIQNLRTLAAAFGATYRKQGAAVDRLVGEEVRTTYGADLEVFVEKRIGDSFTIRAVGSNLLDSAKAETFNKFTTIADQIDRDFDEYELESERAGPVFQVVARYAF
- a CDS encoding Ppx/GppA family phosphatase, encoding MTRGRPASFEQGAGPDRAVIDIGSNTVRLVIYAGPTRAPRVWFNERDSAKLGRDLALTGKMADKAMDSALRALARYATIIEDFAIADVQTVATAAVRDSSNGEEFLAQVRALGLAPRLLAGDEEARASAFGVIGAFPGARGTVADLGGGSLELVTIGDGDCHDGVSLPFGTLRLPALRARGARSFDKEVSAAIGRVGWEAADPGPMYMVGGTWRALAVLAMRDGKYPLSDPHGFVLTRAEAEALAGRVERMDPERLAALPGISATRAGALPDAAALLRLMLGELQRDSLVFSSWGLREGLLFQRLDHELRRQDPLIAAVAHFTETRGGAPALAAIIAAWTADAVPGNDPAAERLRFAAILLALAMGHIEPNLRARQAYDWAMEKRWVGLDAAGRARIAATLLAAGGKQPIDRPELARLADAGALREAVTWGMAFRLCKRLGSGSRVSLITSRLIRSDRVLRLWLHPSRAQLLSEQVKGDLKQLAEWIGLKPVVAVSETPEGALGA